The Bombus pascuorum chromosome 9, iyBomPasc1.1, whole genome shotgun sequence genome has a window encoding:
- the LOC132910508 gene encoding facilitated trehalose transporter Tret1-like, which translates to MEGTGMINDAAVRQESRKLWQYLASISACILVVGVGTALAWTSPVLPQLYAADSWLIITKEQGSWISSLLALGAIAGALGSGSMADKMGRKKSLLLLSVPFLLSWGIILVATEVKLLYIARFLVGIAVGAGCVLGPTYISEISEVSTRGTLGALFQLFLTVGIFVAFILGSVLNYTMLALVCALIVVLFLATFYWMPESPVWLVNQNRKQEATSAMSVLRGEDYDPKQELNEMQKEAEASTGKKPSLSDMAKDPVNKKAMIASFGMMFFQQASGVNAVIFYTVMIFEASGSSMAPELASILVALVQLVMSGVAALIVDRAGRKPLLMISTSIMSVSLIALGYYFQQKDGGSDVSSLGWLPLASLIVFMVAFSIGLGPVPWMLMGELFAAETKAVASSVAVMLNWSLVFIVTKTFPMMNKELGTDMTFWIFAVVMACATAFTHVLVPETKGKTYQQIHDELQGGPIVDKSVQQMKTIA; encoded by the exons ATGGAAGGCACGGGAATGATTAATGACGCGGCCGTCCGCCAGGAGAGCAGGAAGCTGTGGCAGTACCTCGCTTCTATTTCCG CATGTATACTGGTGGTCGGTGTGGGCACGGCTCTGGCATGGACCTCACCGGTGCTTCCACAGCTGTACGCAGCCGATTCGTGGCTGATCATCACCAAGGAACAAGGTTCCTGGATCAGCTCTCTGCTGGCGCTGGGAGCCATCGCCGGTGCTCTGGGTTCGGGATCGATGGCCGACAAAATGGGACGAAAAAAGTCTCTTCTTCTGCTATCCGTTCCATTCTTGCTCTCCTGGGGTATCATCCTCGTCGCCACCGAAGTGAAGCTTCTGTACATCGCCAGATTTTTGGTCGGTATCGCGGTTGGCGCAGGATGCGTCCTCGGACCGACCTACATCTCCGAAATCTCCGAAGTCTCGACCAGAGGAACGCTGGGCGCGCTGTTTCAGCTGTTCCTCACCGTTGGAATTTTCGTCGCGTTCATCCTCGGAAGCGTTCTCAACTACACCATGTTGGCCCTTGTGTGCGCTCTTATCGTCGTTCTCTTCTTGGCTACCTTCTATTGGATGCCCGAATCTCCTGTCTGGTTGGTG AATCAAAACAGAAAGCAAGAAGCCACGTCGGCCATGTCGGTACTCAGAGGGGAGGACTACGATCCCAAACAGGAACTGAACGAGATGCAGAAGGAAGCGGAGGCCAGCACGGGCAAGAAGCCCAGCCTCTCCGACATGGCGAAAGATCCGGTTAACAAGAAGGCTATGATCGCCTCCTTCGGTATGATGTTCTTTCAGCAGGCTTCCGGCGTAAACGCCGTCATCTTCTACACGGTGATGATCTTCGAGGCGTCCGGAAGCTCGATGGCGCCAGAACTGGCGTCCATTCTCGTCGCGTTAGTTCAG TTGGTGATGTCAGGCGTGGCGGCGTTGATCGTGGATAGAGCAGGAAGGAAGCCGCTGCTCATGATTTCCACCAGCATTATGTCGGTCAGCCTGATCGCGCTTGGATATTACTTCCAGCAGAAAGACGGCGGAAGCGACGTCAGCTCGCTAGGCTGGCTGCCGCTGGCCTCCCTGATCGTCTTCATGGTCGCCTTCTCCATCGG ATTGGGTCCGGTACCATGGATGTTGATGGGTGAGCTGTTCGCCGCGGAAACGAAAGCGGTCGCCTCCAGCGTCGCGGTCATGTTAAACTGGTCGTTGGTGTTCATCGTAACAAAAACGTTCCCGATGATGAACAAGGAGTTAGGTACCGACATGACGTTCTGGATCTTCGCCGTGGTGATGGCTTGCGCCACGGCGTTCACGCACGTCTTGGTCCCGGAAACCAAGGGCAAAACCTACCAACAGATCCACGACGAACTTCAAGGTGGCCCTATCGTGGATAAATCGGTTCAACAGATGAAAACTATCGCCTGA